The following are from one region of the Alicyclobacillus fastidiosus genome:
- the gltX gene encoding glutamate--tRNA ligase, whose protein sequence is MTVRVRFAPSPTGHLHIGSVRTALFNFLYARHHGGDFVLRIEDTDTNRNIEGAELAFLDGFRWLGMKWDEGTDIGGPYAPYRCMERLDIYREHVVKLLDKGIAYPCFCTDEELAQQREAAEREGRVPRYSGVCYRLSEAERQEKIAQGIPHSIRFHVPENRELVVDDLVRGQVTFNSSDIGDYVIVKSNGIPTYNFQVVVDDAAMKITHVIRAEEHLSNTPRQILVFQAFGYDIPKFAHLPIVLDQHRKKLSKRDPSVLPIQKYEELGYVPHAIINFLALLGWSPEGEQELFDLESLASQFDLDRISKAGAVFDVDKLNWMANQYFKALDLDVATVMVQKQLDRAEKRLPEGVSDDWLPQIVALFQEQMVCASDFLRLSEGFFEQRVTYDEEAQQLLAEPGSRQVVEAYLALASVDEAWTADASRARFKQIQKEQGVKGRALFMPVRAAITGQVHGPDLQKTIALLPKDWVLDRLASALESRS, encoded by the coding sequence ATGACGGTTCGTGTACGCTTTGCTCCTAGTCCGACGGGGCACTTACATATCGGCAGTGTACGCACTGCGCTGTTCAATTTTTTGTATGCCCGCCACCACGGTGGGGATTTTGTCTTGCGGATTGAGGACACGGATACCAATCGGAACATCGAAGGCGCAGAGCTCGCGTTCCTCGACGGCTTTCGCTGGTTGGGTATGAAGTGGGACGAAGGGACCGATATTGGCGGCCCTTACGCACCATACCGCTGTATGGAGCGCTTGGATATCTACCGTGAGCACGTTGTGAAGCTGTTAGACAAGGGCATCGCCTACCCATGCTTCTGCACGGACGAGGAGCTGGCGCAGCAACGTGAAGCGGCTGAGCGCGAAGGCCGAGTCCCACGCTATAGCGGGGTATGCTATAGGCTGTCCGAGGCTGAGCGGCAGGAGAAAATAGCACAGGGTATTCCGCACAGCATTCGGTTTCATGTCCCAGAGAACCGCGAGCTCGTCGTGGACGATTTGGTACGCGGCCAGGTGACGTTTAACAGCAGTGACATCGGAGACTACGTGATCGTAAAGTCGAACGGCATCCCCACCTACAATTTCCAGGTGGTCGTGGACGACGCTGCGATGAAGATCACGCACGTCATCCGCGCGGAGGAGCACTTGTCCAACACGCCGCGCCAAATCCTCGTCTTCCAGGCGTTTGGGTACGACATTCCGAAGTTTGCTCACTTGCCAATCGTGCTCGATCAGCACCGGAAGAAGTTGAGCAAGCGCGACCCTAGCGTGCTCCCGATTCAGAAATACGAGGAACTCGGGTATGTTCCACACGCAATCATTAACTTCCTCGCCCTCCTCGGATGGTCGCCAGAGGGGGAACAGGAGCTGTTCGACTTGGAGTCGCTCGCTTCGCAATTCGATCTCGACCGCATCAGCAAAGCGGGCGCAGTGTTCGATGTGGATAAGCTCAATTGGATGGCAAACCAATACTTTAAAGCGTTAGATTTGGACGTGGCGACGGTGATGGTCCAAAAGCAGCTCGACAGGGCCGAGAAGCGACTGCCGGAAGGTGTTTCAGACGACTGGCTCCCTCAAATCGTCGCGCTTTTTCAGGAACAGATGGTGTGTGCATCCGACTTTTTGCGCCTTTCCGAAGGGTTCTTTGAACAGCGGGTCACATACGATGAAGAGGCCCAACAACTGCTTGCCGAACCTGGCAGCCGCCAGGTCGTCGAAGCTTACCTGGCGCTCGCGTCGGTGGACGAAGCTTGGACGGCGGACGCCAGCCGCGCGCGGTTCAAACAGATTCAAAAGGAACAGGGCGTCAAGGGGCGTGCCTTGTTCATGCCGGTACGTGCGGCGATCACAGGCCAGGTCCACGGTCCCGACCTCCAAAAGACGATTGCACTGTTGCCAAAAGACTGGGTTCTTGACAGACTTGCCAGTGCACTTGAAAGCAGGTCATAA
- the cysS gene encoding cysteine--tRNA ligase produces the protein MAIVLYNSMSGKKEQLETIEPGKVRFYACGPTVYNYFHLGNARMFVAFDTIRRYLEYRGYEVRYVQNFTDVDDRIIQRANELGIPPRQLAQTNIQDYFADAQALFIREATVHPRVTECIPEIISYIEDLIDKGHAYEREGNVYFDTSSFPEYGKLSHQSPEDMRAGHRIDVQEEKDDPTDFALWKATKPGEEFWDSPWGPGRPGWHIECSVMNALYLGEQIDIHAGGRDLIFPHHENEIAQSEAHSGHTFARYWLHNGTLNINGEKMSKSTGNFVMTRDLLQRQDPRTIRFFLLSAHYRHPLNYTEEALLQAEQGLLRIDRAIQNIDHREQALKQIEHVVDVAGGSLHPDVAADIEAVRESFTAAMDDDFNTADGISAIFEGVRRINTRLTETEIKVADLQAYRNVLVELLGTLGIPERQVSALEEEIARLIQERNDARANRDFNRADEIRDELKHRGIVLEDTPQGTRWSFES, from the coding sequence GTGGCAATCGTCTTGTACAACAGTATGTCGGGGAAAAAGGAGCAACTTGAGACGATCGAGCCTGGAAAGGTTCGGTTCTACGCGTGTGGTCCGACGGTGTACAACTACTTTCACCTCGGGAATGCGAGGATGTTCGTCGCGTTTGACACCATTCGCCGATATCTCGAGTACCGCGGATACGAGGTTCGCTATGTGCAGAATTTCACCGACGTCGACGACCGCATCATCCAGCGGGCAAACGAGTTGGGCATTCCGCCGCGCCAGTTGGCGCAGACGAACATCCAGGATTACTTCGCCGACGCACAGGCTCTGTTTATTCGCGAAGCGACTGTGCACCCTCGGGTGACGGAGTGCATTCCGGAGATCATTTCGTATATTGAGGATCTTATCGACAAAGGGCACGCCTACGAACGCGAGGGCAACGTCTATTTTGACACCTCGTCGTTCCCCGAGTACGGAAAGCTGTCCCATCAATCGCCCGAGGATATGCGCGCAGGGCACCGGATTGACGTTCAGGAAGAAAAGGACGATCCGACCGACTTTGCGCTGTGGAAAGCGACCAAACCAGGCGAGGAGTTCTGGGACAGCCCTTGGGGACCTGGTCGCCCTGGTTGGCACATCGAGTGCTCGGTCATGAACGCGCTCTACCTCGGTGAACAAATCGATATTCACGCAGGTGGTCGGGATCTGATCTTCCCTCACCACGAGAACGAGATCGCGCAGAGCGAAGCGCATTCCGGCCACACGTTTGCGCGCTACTGGCTTCACAACGGAACTTTGAACATCAATGGCGAGAAGATGTCCAAATCGACCGGGAATTTTGTCATGACGAGGGACTTATTGCAGCGTCAGGACCCTCGGACCATCCGGTTTTTCCTGCTGTCGGCGCACTACCGGCACCCGTTGAACTACACGGAAGAGGCACTACTGCAGGCGGAGCAGGGATTGTTGCGGATCGACCGCGCGATTCAAAACATCGACCACCGCGAGCAGGCTCTGAAGCAAATTGAACACGTCGTCGACGTGGCAGGGGGGTCGCTCCATCCTGACGTGGCGGCGGATATCGAGGCGGTTCGCGAATCGTTCACGGCGGCGATGGACGATGATTTTAACACCGCGGATGGCATCTCGGCGATTTTTGAAGGCGTTCGCCGCATCAACACGCGTTTGACGGAGACGGAAATCAAGGTGGCAGACCTGCAGGCGTATCGCAATGTGCTGGTAGAACTCCTTGGCACCCTTGGCATTCCCGAGAGACAAGTGAGCGCACTCGAAGAGGAAATCGCTCGGTTGATTCAGGAGCGCAACGATGCACGGGCGAATCGCGACTTCAACCGCGCTGACGAAATCCGCGATGAGCTCAAACACCGTGGCATCGTTCTCGAGGATACGCCGCAGGGCACTCGTTGGAGTTTCGAATCATGA
- a CDS encoding ribonuclease III domain-containing protein, with translation MNQDWKAEELSSLGLAFIGDAIWEVYARGHCLNQGIRKPHELHKQCTHYVSATAQAEALNGIADSLTDVEAAVVRRGRNAKSAHIRKNVDVIIYRHSTGFEALIGHLHGTGQHQRLEEITKQALAYLDELAKEPHL, from the coding sequence ATGAATCAAGACTGGAAGGCTGAGGAGCTGTCCTCCCTGGGACTGGCGTTCATCGGCGACGCAATTTGGGAAGTCTATGCGAGAGGGCATTGCTTGAATCAAGGCATCCGGAAACCGCATGAGCTTCACAAGCAGTGCACGCATTATGTGAGCGCTACTGCCCAAGCTGAAGCGCTAAACGGCATCGCAGATTCGCTGACGGACGTGGAGGCGGCAGTGGTGCGGCGTGGGCGCAACGCGAAATCGGCGCATATTCGCAAGAATGTCGACGTCATTATCTATCGCCACAGTACCGGTTTTGAAGCGTTGATCGGCCATCTTCACGGCACAGGTCAACACCAGCGATTAGAGGAGATCACGAAACAAGCACTAGCGTATTTAGACGAGTTAGCAAAGGAGCCCCATTTATGA
- the rlmB gene encoding 23S rRNA (guanosine(2251)-2'-O)-methyltransferase RlmB: protein MYLQEETTEAQLIKGRHPVATALSEGRPINKVLIAEGAVEGGFEHIVARAKEQGVVVQFVPRARLDTIAGNAHQGVAAYVAPYKYAELEDIVEREVAGAGLIVVLDEVTDPHNLGAIIRTAEAAGAQGVVIGKHRASPLTETVAKAAAGALEYLPVARVANVVQALEQLKEAGYWVVGTSVEADHRMVDVDYTHKTVVVIGSEGAGLHRLVSERCDFLVNIPILGRVQSLNASVAAGVMLYEVVRQRT, encoded by the coding sequence GTGTACCTTCAGGAGGAGACCACGGAAGCCCAGTTGATCAAGGGTCGTCACCCCGTTGCAACAGCGCTCAGCGAGGGACGGCCTATCAACAAGGTCCTGATCGCTGAGGGAGCGGTCGAAGGCGGCTTTGAGCACATTGTGGCGCGGGCCAAAGAGCAGGGTGTCGTCGTCCAATTCGTCCCACGTGCGCGCCTCGACACCATCGCAGGGAATGCCCATCAAGGCGTCGCAGCTTACGTCGCGCCGTACAAGTACGCGGAGCTAGAGGATATCGTCGAGCGTGAAGTGGCGGGAGCGGGGCTGATTGTCGTGCTTGACGAAGTGACCGATCCGCACAACCTGGGCGCTATTATCCGCACCGCTGAAGCGGCAGGCGCACAAGGCGTAGTGATTGGCAAGCACCGGGCCTCGCCGTTGACGGAGACCGTAGCCAAGGCGGCCGCTGGTGCGCTTGAGTACCTCCCTGTCGCTCGCGTAGCAAACGTCGTTCAAGCGTTGGAGCAGCTCAAGGAAGCGGGGTACTGGGTGGTGGGTACCTCCGTGGAAGCAGACCATCGGATGGTCGACGTCGATTATACGCACAAGACCGTAGTCGTCATTGGCTCGGAGGGCGCTGGACTCCACCGCCTGGTCAGCGAACGATGCGACTTTCTCGTCAACATCCCGATCTTAGGACGAGTTCAAAGTCTGAACGCGTCGGTCGCGGCGGGGGTCATGCTGTATGAAGTCGTCCGCCAACGCACGTAA
- a CDS encoding NYN domain-containing protein: protein MKSSANARKRKGQRCLIVDGYNVLARRAGTGLAKIPDLESARRELEDLLSEYRAVYDEDVIVVYDAHHRPGLGVSERRAGIDIVFTDSGETADARIEHLVYDIRENYRNITVATSDAAEQQVSFGGGALRISAQELLLRLESMQKFIRHQTEGQKAKTRPTLADTVRDDIAKALEKWRRK from the coding sequence ATGAAGTCGTCCGCCAACGCACGTAAGCGTAAGGGGCAGCGCTGCCTGATCGTCGATGGCTACAACGTATTGGCGCGCAGGGCGGGGACGGGTCTCGCGAAAATTCCCGATTTGGAGTCGGCGCGGAGGGAACTCGAAGACCTGCTCTCCGAGTACCGCGCCGTCTACGATGAGGACGTCATCGTCGTCTATGACGCACATCACCGGCCAGGTCTTGGCGTGTCCGAAAGGCGCGCCGGGATCGACATCGTGTTTACGGATTCGGGTGAAACCGCCGATGCTCGCATCGAACACCTCGTCTACGACATTCGCGAAAACTACCGAAATATCACCGTCGCCACGTCGGACGCGGCAGAGCAACAGGTGTCATTTGGCGGTGGAGCGTTGCGCATATCTGCGCAGGAACTGCTGTTGCGCCTGGAATCGATGCAGAAGTTCATCCGCCACCAGACAGAAGGCCAGAAGGCGAAAACGCGCCCGACGCTCGCTGACACCGTTCGCGACGATATCGCAAAGGCACTAGAAAAATGGCGCCGGAAGTAG
- the sigH gene encoding RNA polymerase sporulation sigma factor SigH encodes MSTQPTQLDADYSNYENRTDEELVEAVRDGDTDALEFLIHKYRNFVRAKARSYFLIGADREDIVQEGMIGLYKSIRDFRGDKLSSFKAFAELCITRQIITAIKTATRQKHIPLNSYVSLDKPIYDEDSDRTLLDVICTVRVSDPEELVIHQEEFDDIEGKMSELLSDLERKVLMLYLDGRSYQEIAVDLARHVKSIDNALQRVKRKLEKYLTFRNVIC; translated from the coding sequence TTGTCGACACAGCCAACACAGTTGGACGCCGATTATTCGAACTACGAAAATCGAACAGACGAAGAGCTTGTCGAGGCAGTGCGAGACGGGGATACCGATGCACTCGAGTTCCTCATTCACAAGTATCGAAACTTTGTTCGGGCGAAAGCGAGATCGTATTTTTTGATCGGGGCCGACCGTGAGGATATCGTCCAGGAGGGCATGATTGGACTGTACAAGTCAATTCGTGACTTCCGCGGCGACAAGCTCTCCTCGTTTAAAGCGTTTGCCGAATTGTGCATCACCAGGCAAATTATTACCGCCATCAAGACGGCGACTCGCCAGAAACACATTCCGCTGAACTCCTATGTTTCACTGGACAAGCCCATCTATGACGAAGATTCCGATAGGACGTTACTCGACGTCATCTGTACGGTCCGCGTATCAGATCCAGAAGAGCTAGTTATACATCAGGAAGAATTTGACGATATTGAAGGTAAGATGTCTGAGTTGTTGAGCGATCTAGAGCGCAAGGTCTTAATGCTCTACCTCGACGGAAGATCCTACCAGGAAATAGCCGTCGACTTGGCTCGTCACGTGAAGTCTATCGATAACGCGTTGCAACGCGTGAAACGGAAACTTGAGAAATACTTGACTTTCCGTAACGTGATATGCTAA
- the rpmG gene encoding 50S ribosomal protein L33 — translation MREIVTLACTECKQRNYTSNKNKKNDPDRIELKKYCPTCNSHTTHRETR, via the coding sequence GTGCGCGAAATCGTTACGCTGGCATGCACAGAGTGCAAACAACGGAATTACACCAGCAACAAGAACAAGAAAAATGATCCGGACCGGATCGAACTCAAGAAATATTGCCCAACGTGCAACTCGCATACGACGCACCGCGAAACCCGCTAA
- the secE gene encoding preprotein translocase subunit SecE, whose amino-acid sequence MAKANESLVEAKARKRSGFFAFFAESWRELRRVRWPKRREIVLYTAASLVLCVILGLLIWGFDIGVSRLLTFIGVV is encoded by the coding sequence ATGGCAAAGGCAAACGAATCGTTGGTTGAAGCAAAGGCGCGCAAGCGCTCAGGTTTTTTTGCTTTCTTTGCGGAATCGTGGAGGGAACTCCGTCGAGTGCGCTGGCCGAAACGCCGCGAAATCGTGTTGTATACGGCCGCTTCGTTGGTCTTGTGCGTCATTCTCGGGTTGTTAATTTGGGGCTTCGACATTGGTGTGTCTCGGTTGTTGACCTTCATCGGTGTAGTTTAA
- the nusG gene encoding transcription termination/antitermination protein NusG, which produces MENLEKHWYVIHTYSGYENKVKSNLESRVQSMGMEDRIYNVMVPTEDELELKNGKKRVVQRKVFPGYVLVEMAMTDDSWYVVRNTPGVTGFVGSTGAGSKPVPLLPHEVQAILKSMDANEPKSNITYDVGEVVRLVEGPFADMVGTVEEVHPEHQKLKVLVSMFGRETPLEVEYQQVERLS; this is translated from the coding sequence ATGGAAAACCTCGAAAAACATTGGTATGTCATTCATACGTATTCGGGCTACGAGAACAAGGTTAAGAGTAACTTGGAAAGTCGCGTTCAGTCCATGGGGATGGAAGATCGCATTTATAATGTGATGGTTCCAACGGAAGATGAACTCGAGCTGAAAAACGGGAAGAAGCGCGTTGTACAGCGTAAGGTGTTCCCAGGATACGTGCTGGTCGAAATGGCGATGACGGATGACTCCTGGTATGTTGTTCGCAACACTCCGGGTGTGACGGGCTTCGTCGGTTCGACGGGAGCTGGTTCCAAGCCGGTTCCACTGCTTCCTCACGAAGTGCAGGCTATCCTGAAGTCCATGGATGCGAACGAGCCGAAGAGCAACATCACTTACGATGTTGGCGAGGTAGTGCGACTTGTCGAAGGTCCGTTTGCGGATATGGTTGGCACGGTTGAAGAGGTTCATCCGGAACACCAAAAGTTGAAAGTGCTTGTTTCGATGTTTGGTCGTGAGACGCCACTCGAGGTGGAGTACCAACAGGTTGAACGCCTGTCCTGA
- the rplK gene encoding 50S ribosomal protein L11: protein MPKKIVKVVKLQIAAGKATPAPPVGPALGQAQVGNIMGFCKEFNARTADQVGLIIPVVLYVYEDRSYTFDLKTPPAAVLLKKAAGIESGSAEPNRNKVATVKRDKVREIAEQKMADLNAASVEAAMRMVEGTARSMGILIQD from the coding sequence TTGCCAAAGAAGATTGTTAAGGTTGTGAAGTTGCAAATCGCAGCCGGAAAAGCAACACCTGCTCCGCCGGTAGGTCCTGCGCTTGGTCAAGCGCAGGTTGGTAACATCATGGGGTTCTGTAAAGAGTTCAATGCTCGCACCGCAGATCAGGTTGGCCTGATCATCCCGGTCGTGCTTTACGTTTACGAAGACCGTTCGTACACGTTTGACCTCAAAACTCCGCCGGCTGCTGTCTTGTTGAAGAAGGCTGCAGGCATCGAGTCTGGTTCCGCAGAGCCGAACCGCAACAAGGTTGCTACGGTGAAGCGCGACAAGGTTCGTGAAATTGCCGAACAGAAGATGGCAGACCTGAATGCAGCAAGTGTTGAAGCAGCGATGCGCATGGTCGAAGGGACCGCGCGTAGCATGGGAATCCTTATTCAGGACTAA
- the rplA gene encoding 50S ribosomal protein L1, which yields MARKSKRAQEAAKLVDREKLYDVQEALGLVKQAAKAKFDETVEIAVRLGVDPKKQDQQVRGAVVLPHGTGKTARVLVFAKGEKAKEAQEAGADFVGDDDLIQKISQGWFDFDVVVATPDMMGAVGRLGRTLGPKGLMPNPKTGTVTFDVARAVQEIKAGKIEYRLDKAGIIHCPIGKVSFEVDQLVGNFRTLLDALQKAKPSGAKGQYVRTVTVTSTMGPGVRVNAQRVAAAAE from the coding sequence ATGGCTCGCAAATCTAAACGTGCTCAAGAGGCTGCAAAGCTGGTTGATCGCGAAAAGCTGTATGATGTGCAAGAGGCTCTCGGTCTTGTGAAACAAGCCGCGAAGGCGAAGTTTGACGAAACTGTTGAGATTGCTGTTCGTTTGGGCGTTGACCCGAAGAAACAGGATCAACAAGTTCGTGGTGCCGTCGTCCTGCCGCATGGAACAGGTAAAACTGCGCGCGTCCTTGTTTTCGCCAAGGGCGAAAAGGCGAAGGAAGCGCAAGAAGCAGGAGCCGACTTTGTTGGCGACGACGATTTGATTCAAAAGATTTCCCAGGGTTGGTTCGACTTTGACGTCGTTGTTGCAACCCCGGATATGATGGGCGCTGTTGGCCGCTTGGGTCGTACGCTCGGTCCTAAGGGCTTGATGCCAAATCCGAAGACGGGTACCGTCACGTTTGACGTAGCTCGCGCGGTGCAGGAGATCAAAGCCGGTAAGATCGAGTACCGTCTCGATAAAGCTGGGATTATTCACTGCCCGATTGGCAAGGTGTCGTTCGAAGTCGACCAATTGGTTGGCAACTTCCGCACTTTGTTGGATGCACTGCAAAAGGCGAAGCCGTCCGGCGCGAAGGGTCAATACGTTCGCACGGTCACGGTTACGTCGACGATGGGCCCTGGTGTCCGCGTCAATGCACAACGCGTAGCAGCAGCGGCTGAGTAA
- the rplJ gene encoding 50S ribosomal protein L10, producing the protein MAVRPEKEQLVKEIAERLERSKSVVLADYRGLNVAEDTELRSKLREAGVEYEVLKNTMTSRAAAQINFADLDQYLAGPTAVAFGYDDAVTAAKVLYDFSRDHKALELKGGIIEGRVVSGEEVASIAKLPSREGLLSMLLSVLQAPMRNLAYSLQQVADQKGDGAEAPAAE; encoded by the coding sequence TTGGCAGTACGTCCAGAAAAGGAACAACTCGTTAAAGAGATCGCAGAGCGCCTAGAGCGCAGTAAGAGCGTCGTGCTCGCAGACTACCGCGGTTTGAACGTCGCGGAAGACACGGAGCTCCGTTCGAAACTCCGCGAGGCGGGCGTCGAGTACGAAGTATTGAAAAATACGATGACGAGCCGTGCCGCTGCGCAGATCAACTTTGCTGACCTCGATCAGTACCTCGCTGGCCCGACAGCTGTAGCTTTCGGCTACGACGACGCTGTAACGGCCGCTAAGGTCCTGTACGATTTCTCGCGTGATCACAAAGCCCTCGAATTGAAGGGTGGTATCATCGAGGGTCGCGTCGTATCTGGTGAGGAAGTCGCCAGCATCGCGAAGTTGCCATCTCGCGAAGGCTTGCTTTCGATGTTGCTTAGCGTTCTTCAAGCGCCTATGCGCAACTTGGCATACTCGTTGCAACAGGTTGCTGACCAAAAAGGTGACGGTGCAGAAGCGCCGGCCGCGGAATAA
- the rplL gene encoding 50S ribosomal protein L7/L12 has translation MTTQEILEAVKNMTVLELNDLVKAIEEEFGVTAAAPVAIAGAGAADGGAAEQTEFDVILTSAGSSKIGVIKVVREITGLGLKEAKELVDNAPKAIKEKISKEDAEGMKAKLEEAGASIEIK, from the coding sequence TTGACGACTCAAGAAATCTTAGAAGCCGTAAAAAACATGACGGTTCTCGAATTGAACGACTTGGTAAAGGCAATTGAAGAGGAATTTGGTGTAACTGCTGCAGCTCCAGTAGCTATCGCAGGTGCAGGTGCAGCTGACGGCGGCGCTGCAGAGCAAACCGAGTTCGACGTGATCTTGACCAGCGCTGGTTCTTCCAAGATCGGCGTCATCAAGGTTGTTCGTGAAATCACGGGTCTTGGCTTGAAAGAAGCTAAGGAACTCGTCGATAACGCTCCGAAGGCGATCAAGGAGAAGATCTCCAAGGAAGACGCTGAGGGCATGAAGGCTAAGCTCGAAGAGGCTGGCGCTTCCATCGAAATTAAGTAA
- a CDS encoding methyltransferase, translated as MTEHYYSEKPQVESQLRTIEVDVRGVHLKLTTDNGVFSKGGLDDATRRLLETVELDASEQVVDLGAGYGVVTAVLGTVFPNTRWTLIDINGRALDLARRNTASFAHRCTYVQSDGIPDGVASTFDDVVLNPPIRAGKTVVYRLFSDAHRVLVPGGRLWIVIQKKHGAPTALEELQRTFDRVDTVYKKSGYFIFRAVKGQN; from the coding sequence TTGACTGAGCATTATTACTCCGAGAAGCCGCAGGTAGAGAGTCAACTGAGGACGATTGAAGTCGACGTGCGCGGCGTTCATCTGAAGTTGACGACCGACAACGGCGTGTTTTCCAAGGGGGGGCTCGACGATGCGACGCGACGTCTCCTGGAGACAGTCGAACTCGATGCTTCTGAACAGGTTGTCGATCTCGGTGCTGGTTACGGCGTGGTCACTGCGGTGCTAGGCACTGTCTTTCCGAACACGAGGTGGACGCTCATCGATATCAATGGACGAGCCCTCGACCTGGCGAGGCGGAACACTGCGTCGTTCGCGCATCGCTGTACCTACGTTCAGAGCGATGGAATTCCTGACGGCGTCGCATCCACGTTCGACGATGTCGTGCTCAATCCGCCCATTCGAGCCGGCAAAACGGTCGTTTATCGACTGTTTTCCGATGCGCATCGTGTGCTCGTTCCCGGTGGTCGACTGTGGATTGTCATTCAGAAAAAACATGGTGCCCCGACGGCCCTCGAAGAGTTGCAGCGAACATTCGACAGGGTCGACACGGTCTATAAGAAGTCTGGATACTTTATCTTTCGGGCTGTAAAGGGTCAGAACTAG